In Mercurialis annua linkage group LG5, ddMerAnnu1.2, whole genome shotgun sequence, a single genomic region encodes these proteins:
- the LOC126682676 gene encoding 22.0 kDa class IV heat shock protein, with amino-acid sequence MRQLFIFSFLLLLVSTINASRFPFVDRPGTLLTDFWPDPFRVIEQGPFGINRDDDSSVALLSPARVDWKETPESHIIMLDVPGLKKEEMKIELLENRVLRVSGERTREEEKQGEQWHRVERSYGKFWRQFKLPENVDLDSVEAKLENGVLTLSFDKLSSDKIKGPRVVSILGDDAKINSNNNNESKQEL; translated from the coding sequence ATGAGGCAACTCTTCATTTTCAGCTTCTTGTTGCTCTTGGTGTCCACTATTAACGCATCACGATTCCCATTTGTTGATCGCCCAGGAACTCTGCTGACAGATTTCTGGCCAGACCCGTTTCGAGTTATCGAACAGGGGCCGTTCGGAATCAACAGAGACGACGACAGTAGCGTAGCGCTACTCTCTCCGGCCCGAGTTGACTGGAAAGAAACACCCGAGAGTCACATTATCATGCTCGACGTGCCGGGGCTGAAAAAAGAGGAGATGAAGATCGAGTTGTTAGAGAATAGGGTGCTAAGAGTCAGTGGAGAAAGAACCAGAGAGGAGGAGAAGCAAGGTGAGCAATGGCATAGAGTGGAGAGATCGTACGGGAAATTCTGGAGACAGTTTAAGCTGCCGGAGAATGTGGATTTGGACTCTGTCGAGGCCAAGCTTGAGAACGGTGTTCTTACTTTGTCGTTTGATAAGCTGTCTTCTGATAAGATCAAGGGTCCTAGGGTTGTTAGTATTTTAGGAGACGATGCCAAgattaatagtaataataataatgaatcgAAACAAGAGCTCTAG
- the LOC126680988 gene encoding glycine-rich protein A3 isoform X1, whose protein sequence is MEWLGLAASHYSPELLEKMGGGKDKDGHDEQDKGLFGHGFGQGHGYGAPGGYPPGQYPPPPGAYPSHGYPPQGYPPQGYPPAGYPPGGYPPAGYPPGGYPPAGYHGGPSAPHQSGHGGMGAMLAGGAAAAAAAYGAHNLSHGSHMPHGGHVSHGAPFGYGGGHHGGKFKHHGGKYKHHGGKFKHGKHGKHGMFGGGKFKKWK, encoded by the exons ATGGAGTGGTTGGGACTGGCTGCGAGCCATTATAGCCCGGAATTGTTAG AGAAAATGGGTGGTGGTAAGGACAAGGATGGTCACGATGAGCAAGATAAGGGCCTATTCGGACACGGTTTTGGGCAAGGCCATGGTTATGGTGCCCCAGGTGGATATCCTCCTGGCCAGTACCCACCTCCTCCTGGGGCATACCCATCTCATGGATACCCCCCTCAGGGTTATCCTCCTCAGGGTTACCCTCCCGCTGGTTATCCTCCTGGTGGTTATCCTCCCGCTGGTTATCCTCCTGGTGGTTACCCACCCGCTGGTTATCATGGTGGCCCTTCTGCTCCACACCAATCAG GGCATGGAGGCATGGGCGCAATGTTAGCTGGAGgtgctgctgctgctgcagcTGCATATGGCGCTCACAATTTATCTCATGGAAGTCACATGCCTCATGGTGGCCACGTATCTCATGGCGCTCCGTTTGGGTATGGTGGTGGACATCATGGAGGTAAGTTTAAGCATCACGGTGGTAAGTATAAGCACCATGGTGGTAAGTTCAAGCATGGAAAGCATGGAAAACATGGAATGTTTGGAGGAGGTAAGTTTAAGAAATGGAAGTAA
- the LOC126683356 gene encoding B3 domain-containing transcription factor VRN1-like, whose amino-acid sequence MEKKGVEDVHPQQVGQPSFCIFISKHTLQSKKLMVPAKFVDKHGDVFSKEATLILPNDNIWKVGATKLEHEIWLERKWDEFVEHFSLLEWHFLTFILKCKSTFEVRIFDRTACEILYPTPITANANGNGSSSQTSTKCNKGYYMGFRVADKERKRMIHSSKNFNTKFPHFSVLLRKYHLQYHIVTVPLRFAKQYMGVVAEEVKVIVEGGREWSVKVNRKQQGNLNLGRGWLKFHSENNLKAGDSCIFELVDKNIFKVTMHRA is encoded by the exons ATGGAGAAGAAGGGAGTTGAGGATGTTCATCCACAGCAAGTTGGCCAACCAAGTTTCTGCATATTCATTTCAAAACATACTCTTCAATCTAAGAAATTG ATGGTTCCGGCCAAGTTTGTGGATAAGCATGGGGATGTATTTTCTAAGGAAGCAACGTTGATTCTTCCAAATGATAATATTTGGAAGGTCGGAGCAACGAAATTAGAGCATGAAATATGGTTGGAGAGGAAGTGGGATGAGTTTGTTGAACATTTTTCGCTTCTTGAATGGCACTTTTTAACATTCATATTGAAATGTAAGTCCACTTTTGAAGTCCGTATTTTCGATAGGACTGCTTGTGAGATTCTATATCCCACTCCAATCACTGCAAATGCAAATGGAAATGGAAGTTCATCTCAAACATCAACCAAATGCAACAAGG GTTATTACATGGGGTTTAGAGTAGCAgataaagaaaggaaaagaatgATCCACTCCTCAAAAAACTTCAACACCAAGTTTCCTCACTTCTCAGTTTTGCTGCGAAAATATCATTTGCAGTACCACATTGTG ACTGTTCCATTGCGTTTTGCGAAACAGTACATGGGGGTAGTAGCGGAGGAAGTGAAGGTGATTGTTGAGGGCGGAAGAGAGTGGAGTGTGAAAGTAAACAGGAAACAACAAGGAAATTTGAATTTAGGGAGGGGGTGGCTCAAATTCCATAGCGAAAACAATTTGAAGGCAGGAGACAGTTGCATTTTTGAACTTGTCGACAAAAATATCTTCAAAGTTACTATGCATCGCGCTTGA
- the LOC126680988 gene encoding glycine-rich protein A3 isoform X2 → MGGGKDKDGHDEQDKGLFGHGFGQGHGYGAPGGYPPGQYPPPPGAYPSHGYPPQGYPPQGYPPAGYPPGGYPPAGYPPGGYPPAGYHGGPSAPHQSGHGGMGAMLAGGAAAAAAAYGAHNLSHGSHMPHGGHVSHGAPFGYGGGHHGGKFKHHGGKYKHHGGKFKHGKHGKHGMFGGGKFKKWK, encoded by the exons ATGGGTGGTGGTAAGGACAAGGATGGTCACGATGAGCAAGATAAGGGCCTATTCGGACACGGTTTTGGGCAAGGCCATGGTTATGGTGCCCCAGGTGGATATCCTCCTGGCCAGTACCCACCTCCTCCTGGGGCATACCCATCTCATGGATACCCCCCTCAGGGTTATCCTCCTCAGGGTTACCCTCCCGCTGGTTATCCTCCTGGTGGTTATCCTCCCGCTGGTTATCCTCCTGGTGGTTACCCACCCGCTGGTTATCATGGTGGCCCTTCTGCTCCACACCAATCAG GGCATGGAGGCATGGGCGCAATGTTAGCTGGAGgtgctgctgctgctgcagcTGCATATGGCGCTCACAATTTATCTCATGGAAGTCACATGCCTCATGGTGGCCACGTATCTCATGGCGCTCCGTTTGGGTATGGTGGTGGACATCATGGAGGTAAGTTTAAGCATCACGGTGGTAAGTATAAGCACCATGGTGGTAAGTTCAAGCATGGAAAGCATGGAAAACATGGAATGTTTGGAGGAGGTAAGTTTAAGAAATGGAAGTAA